From the Melospiza georgiana isolate bMelGeo1 chromosome 4, bMelGeo1.pri, whole genome shotgun sequence genome, the window ATAACCAAGAACCAAGTTACATTAGTGCCTAATCATTTATTATGAATCTTTATTAtgacttttctgcagcttcctTCAAAGCAATCCTGTTCAGGGAAACATGACCACAGGTTGGTTGTCTTTGCCCCCAGCAAGGATTCTTTCACTGGCTGTAAGAAGGAGTGGGTTTGAGTTTGCTTTGGCTCATTTTCCTGTGGAATAACTGGCCACTGTTCCTCTACAACACAGGGGGCTGTTACAGGAGGGGAAGCACATCTCCATCGCTGGACTTTGAAATgaatcttttcattttcttcttatgCAGATCCTTATGGATGGTGCTTTGAATAAGGCAGAGTATCCACAATCTCTTCAGTGGTATAACTCAGCTCCTTTATCAGAACTCTGGTGCATTTTGAAAAAAGTCTTGGGCAGTCTGTGAGCTGTGTAGTAATGCACAGTACAGAAATATCTTCAAGTACCTCTTCAAGCAGCAGAGTCAGAGACCTGTCCTTTTAGGGAGATACTCTGTTGTCACAACTGCAGCCATTTTATAATGtagtaatttttctttccaactCTAAGTAATGACACTCCATTCTTCAGAATATGCTGTCCCAGAATAAGAACAGTCTCAGGATTAGTTACACGATTCCCATTTATTGAAACTCCTCCGTCTGTAATTTTCCGGtaccttgaaaacaaaacagaaacaactGTTACTTGCAAGAGAATGGTATTAAGAAATTAAAgttcatttggggtttttttgtttggttttttgttgttgttttggttttggttttttttggttttgttttttgtggggttttttttggttgatgTTGGATGCAtaattgaaaacattttaattcttCTGCACTTCACTTCCAGTCCAGGTCAACAGTGACTGAAATGAAGGATAAATACTGTTTTAAGAATTAGCCACAAGCACAGGTGAGAACTCACCCACTAGGTCCATCTGGAATGGCATTTGCTTTGCGACACAAGTCAAGAACAGTCATGCCAGGTTCAAGCAGCAGTTCAGCAGAAGTTGCTTGTCTGAAAAGTTCCTGTAGCTCTTGGTCAGACATTTCTTCCAGTGCCTCCACACTGCTGTGGTAAAGGGCCTTAGTGCACCTGTGAGAACAAAGAGCATTCAAAATACAGAGCTAGTCTTCTCTTCATACTAAGTGCTACCCATCAGATTCCCCTCCCCAGTTTCTTTTGGAAGTCCACAAACTAACAGAAATACTTTAAATACACCCCCACTTTTTAATTGTACCCTACTGCCTTGCaagtttttttaatattttcagtgtatttttaagTCTACAAGATTATTACATTTTTAACATCTAAGCAACAAACTTAGTACACTAAAATagttcctgaaaagctatgGAGAATTCCCACAGAAATCTAAAACAAAACTGCTTGATAAATCAAACTTTACCTCTTAGCAGATTCCAGCCCCTCTCTACCATGGACAAGCTTAGTTACTTCAGCAGCCAGTCGTTTCTGAGGGCCCCATTTCTCAGGTTCTTTAGCATGCATTTCCATGATGTGGGCAATCTCCTCAAGAGGAAGGAAGGTGAATAGTTTCAGGTATCTAtgagcagggaaaaaatactttgtcTGTATAGCCATCATTAGAGATTTCCTGCCTTTGTCATTCAAACTTCAGTAACTGCATGAAAATGATTCTCAGTCAATTTAAGAAACACATATTAGGATGCTCTGTGCTTTCAATCAAATCTTTAAAACTCACATTTTACTTAATATTCTGCCTAAGGTCAACTCTTCAGGCATAAGATAGTGTGAGATGCTTTTATGAAGCTTGAACTCCAGTCaacaattttgttttctcttgaaACTTGTATAGGATTTATTGGAATCATGTGTCAACTAACAAGGTTTTATATTTATCCTAGGAGATCTACAATATGCTAATGCAAAATCCTACTGCCAGTCTGTGGCCATCATGGGACAGAAACATACTTGTATTGGCAAGTATCTCAGCAGGAAGATTATTTAGGATAATCAAGAATTTAAAGATGTACCCTAAGCCTTTACAACAAAGTCCATTTTAATGAGCTGTCAGTCCCATGCAGTGTATTAAAGGTACCTTTACTGGTAAAAAGTCTGAATGGCTGAAATATTTTAGTCTTAAGTACCCACATACCCTTCTTTTCAGTCTGAAAGGTGTTGGGGATCAGAACATGGATTTGAATTATCAGAGGATAAACCTTTCAGAGAGGTAAGTAAGTTATAAGGCAGGTCCCAATATGAAAGGGAAGTAGCTCAGATTTAACAGTGCCATTGATGTTAAAAGTAAAACAGATTTAGAAAAGAACACAGCAACTTATTAAAATCAATGTAGTAATGTAATGTACTGAAAAAAACTGATGCTACAGAACTAAAACTAACATGCCATATAAGAGAGTCAACCCACTGCCAGAACAAAATGCATTATTGCTTCACTCCTCTGTTATCCCCCTTCTAATTTTCTAGTGCATATTTCAGCATATGGAAGTTCCACTATCCTGTCTATTTAGGAACCAGTCATGCCTGTTTATTTCATGAACAGCTATAATTAACACATACTTCAACATGGAGCTTGTGTTGCACATAATTAAATGAAGCATTTACAGTGAACAGTTAAAATCAGGTTTTATAAACAATGACAAAGAGCAAGATGGAGGAAAACTTACTTTTCAACCACATTATCTTGCTGTCTGACAAAAAACTGATAGAGCTCAAAAGGAGAAGTCTTCTCCCTGTTCAGCCAAACTGCATTTCCAGCAGTCTTTCCCAGTTTATCACCAGTAGTACTGGTAATAAGAGGTACAGTAATTCCAAACACCTCTGCTCCTGTCATCCTGAGAAAGAAGAGTCACTGCATGTTAAAATAAATCATACATTGGTAAAGCTGGCTAAAATACAAGCATTCTGCAAGATTCTATCCTTAGTATAAAGCTAGGGATGATGGGCAAAGATATGCCAGAACACTGTTATGTGAAGAGGGCTTTAGGGATAAACACAGCACCATAACTTTTTAAGTTCTTTTGTATTTATCAAAGACATTTATGTCCTTTAAATAGTTTATATCTTATATACTGCAACTGTCTCATAATCATATTTAGTGTGATTACACCAGGATGTGTGTCCTGGCAGACTTGTCTCGATTTTGTCCCATGCATCAGGTGTTTGATTTTGGTTCTTGGATTCACTAATACAAGAACCTgttatttttcctaaaaattcATATAAACCTGGTCAAAATGGTGCAATTAATGGTCAGGCCAATTAATTACTCCTCTCAAATCACAGGGATTTGTGTGTGACCAAACCTCTCGTTGCTTTAGAGACTGTGAGCACCAAGTTGCCCAGCATTCtgtcatggaatcacagaattggcGAGGCTGGGCAAGACCTCTGAGACTGTCGGGTCCAACCTGTGACTGAACATCACCTAGAGCATGGCACTAAGTGCCAGGGGCATCTTTTCTTACGCACCTCCAGGGACAGCGACTCcacccctccctgggcagtgcatTCATGTCATGTCACCTGGAgcatggcaccaagtgccaggTGCATCTTTCCTTACACACCTCCATGCACAGCGACTCCACCCTTCCCTAGGCAGCCCATTCCATCGTCGCCCTTCTCCAGACTTGCTCCAGGACCTCAGTGTCCTCCTGAATGAATgacccagcactggcacagcactCGAGCTGCGGCCtcaccctgcccagcacagggtgccAATGACACAATGGCAATGATCCCCGGTCCCGCTGGCGCCGCTGTCACAGCCTGCCCGATGCCCACACCCTGCCCATCCCCTCCCGGCCGCGCTCCTCCGTACTTGGTGACGAGCTCGTATCCGGACATGATGTTTCCCATCTGGTCGTGGCCGCCCAGCTGGATGCGGCAGCCGTGGTGCCGGTGCAGGTGCAGGAAGTCGTAGGCCTGCAGCGCGGGGTACAGGAACTCGGCCAGGCTCATACCCTCGGCGCTGCGCAGCCGCGCCTGGCAGCTCTGCCGGCTCAGCAGCGTGCCCATGCGGAGCCGCCCGCCGGCGCCGCCCAGGAAGCGGAGCAGCGGCTCCCGGCCGAGCCAGCGGGCGTTGTCCAGCAGGGCGGCgcggccgagccgcccggcgcCGGGCTCCCAGAACAGCTCCCGGTGGTTCCCGAACAGCCGCTCCAGCCCCGCGCGCAGCGCCCGCGCCTGCGCGCGCACCCGCCCCGCCGGCAGCGGCTCCCGGGCGCGCTCCCGCCCGCTGGGGTCCCCGAGCCGCGCCGTGGCCCCGCCCACCACGGCGATGACGTCGTGGCCGGCGCGCTGGAAGTGCAGCAGCGCCATGACGGGCAGCAGGTGCCCCACGTGCAGCGAGTCCGCCGTGGGGTCGAAGCCGCAGTAGGCGGCCAGCGGCGGCCGGCCCGGCTCCAGCAGCGCCGGTAGCTGCTCCTCCGCGCTCTGCGCCGGGAACACCTCCTGGAACAGCCCGCGCTCGCACTGCGCCGCCAgcagccccgccgcgccccgcgcccgccgcgcctGCTCGTGGGCccggcggcggagcggcggcggcagcagcggcggggcccggcgcAGGCCccacggccccgccgcccgcccgcagCGCCGGCACAGCGCGGGCGCCGCCATCGCGCGCGGGGCACGCCGGGACCGCCAGGAGGGCGGGGCCATGCGCCGGGACCGCCCCGGAACCGGGAAGCGGCGGGGACGGGCGGGGGAGCGGCTCGGGAGGGCCCGCGGGTGTGTGGGGCGCCGGGAACGGCGGGGCTATGGTCAGCTTTGCGCCGGCTGGCGGCTCTTCTCCGCCACATAAAAGATGCGACAAAACCGGCGTGTGTTGGCTCCTGCTCCGTTGCATTCTCCCAGCCCGGAATACCGGGAGTTCAGGCGCTGTCAGGCGGTGGGAATCGGCCTGGCAGAGCGGGTACCGCGTTCCTGAGTTGGTCACACCGGGGCTTCAGAATTTACACCCTAGAATTAGTTATATTACCAGAATTTATTATCTATATACCAAGAAATTTTTAGCTGTGTTACATATCTGCTTGGGAAGAGGCGGCTCAAGCCACAGATAGAGGTGTGCAGCTGTGGGTGATAAAaggaaggctgaggaaacaTGGGCCCCCTGCAGGGGAACGGAGCACCTGGGATAGGGAGAATGCTGAGGTGTGCAATGGGTTTTTTGCCTCAGTCTGCACTGTCAGGTGTTCCACGCACCCCGGCAGAGTTGCAGAAGGAAAGGTAAGGGTGAGGAGAATGAACCACCTCCTGCAGGAGAAGATGAGGTTTGAGCCTGTCTAGGAAACCTGggtgtagccatgatattttctgaaaaatcctttccttaggatttttcctcctgagaagctgagaaacctcaggaacaaaatgtaaacgatggttatctgctgctgtggaatgcaacaggtggatctgtgattggtctcatgtggttgtttctaattaatggccaatcacagtgagctggcttggactctgaGACACAAGCTTCTGTTATCATTCttgcttttctattcttagctagccttctgatgaaacccttctattcttttagtatagttttaatataatatatataataaaataataaatcagccttctgaaacatggagtcagatccttgtctcttacctcatcctaagacctgtgtgaacactgtcacacctgGGGGTGCACAGGTCCATAGGACACGATGAGATGCTTTCACAGGACCTGAGGGGATTGTTGGATGAAATGTCTGAGCCATTCTCCATCATGTTTGAGGAGCTGTGGTGGTCTGGTGGGGTTCTCACTGACTGGAAAAGGGGCTCAGTTGGTCATTAGTTACCTTTGAGACAATGGCAAGCACTTTGTAGACATTGTCAAAATCTTTGCCATTCTGTGTTCGAAGCAATTTGTAGAGGTGATAATACAACGGGAAGATcaataaatggaaatattgtGCAGACTTAGAAAAGTGTAGATTATTAATGCACCAAATAATACAAGAGTAATTCTGACACCCTAGATCCCAAAAGCCAGCCATTGTCTTGTAATGCACCACTTTCACACTCAGCTGAAATTCCTGTTCTCTAGCATTCTCTATTCCTATTTAAGTGCTGGCAAAAACAATGACTACAACAAGTTCTTGCTTGCTGTAGGTTCAGGTAAAGGCCCAGCTGGAGGGGATGGTTTGATTCTTTTGTGCTGGAAGGGGCCAGTGGCTTCACATaatcccttttcctgcccttgttggctcacagcagccccctgccatgCTCCAGGAAAGCTGCCTGGGGAAATTCAGCCTGGGGCTGCCGGCTGGGGGCAGCTGCACCTGAGCCAGCAGCGGGCCCAGGGAGCCGGGCAGCCCAGTgacatcctggcctgtgtcagcaagcgtggggccagcaggagcagggcactgactgtccctctgctcagcctcgctgctgaggccacaccccaagccctgtgcccagttctgggcccttggtgacacagaagacactgaggtgctggagtgtgtccagggaagggcgATGGAACTGGTGAAGGACCAGGAATTTACTTCTTTGTAATCTCTGAGATGCTGTGTTGTGTTACCCACAGTGAACCAGTTAATTCTGTTACAGAGCTGATTTTTGCCATTTTGTTCTTTATTCATGTTTCCtgtatttctgctttcatttcacagggacagcctgtggctgctgggatgGTGAACCAGCCTAAAGCTCCACAACATCAGCACAAGCTTTAGAATccacctcctccagctcctgtccagtaaattccctgtgctgggatAATCACCTGGTGATGGCAgatgctctggctgtgcccactgccttCCAGAGCACACCTCATACCAATACACCTCTTTTCTTATTATTGCTTATGCTGCActctgagggttttttctttatgaGGGGTGGGAAAAGCATTTGCTCTCAATGTACATCTGAGGGGTGGCCTGGCTCTGTGGTGTCTGTAGGCAAGAGGACAGTTGGTATTTTCTGCAGTCCTTAATCCCTCTGCAACTTTTATCTCTCAAATGAGTTAGAGCATTTGAACCAatagttttccttttcctttgatGTGGTTTGTCACCCTCCctcacatttattttatttcatttgatcttatttttcagtatatctattttttttaatcttatcatctttttcagctgaaaattaACTTGTTCCCTATTTTCTCACCTCTCTCCACCCAGGGGTGTTTTTGGTGCTTGTGTGttcctttcttctctgtttctctgctgtAATTGgttgtttaattttgtttctttttcatggaCCTCTTTATATGTCCTCTGATAGGTGCATATCTGTTTTTAATTGGTCTTTGTGCCATATTGATCTTGGTTTCGATTTAATATCCATCCTTCAAACACCTGACCAATTAATATGGAATATGCTCTCATATTTTTCCAtgctaaataattttttgacTTTACAATGACCCAGGGGTTTGAGACTATGGTGCTGATAGCTGCTTTTGTCCTTGATTTTAGACTTCATCAAATTCAATTTCAATACTGGGTTTTTCTAAGACAACCCCAAACCCAGAATCAACTATAAAAATcctctttattttcaaaatactgtTGTGACAGTGTTACTATTTGTGTCTTCTTAACTTTCAgcaattattctttttttacaCAGCTTTTTTAGACATGACAGTATCCCAAATCTAAAATCTCTTAATTCTCCACAATCAGTTATGCACAGAGTTAATTTTCAAATAAGATAAAAGTCTTGGGAAGAAAGTTCCGCATCTCCTATGAAATTTAAGTAATTACACAATGTGTATAGGTACAGGGGATCTTTTCCCCAAAGCTTATGTGTTGGTGTCACTCACTAACAAAGTATTTGCTTGTGACATAACTGAGAAAAATTTTGTGACTATTTTGCCACCCTGGCATAATGTAATGGTCAAATTATTCATTCTGAGAACCATTCACTTAAAAGATTAAGGCAAAGCCAAGGATCTCTCTTGGCTGTATAATGGGATACCAGTAATGTCACCAGGGAAAGTAGGAAGTGTTCAGGACTAAATCCCATTAGGAGACAGGCTAAGCCTAAGCAGAAGAAATGTGGATGCAGTTAGAGATGATTAAGGTGTTTAGTCTTTCCATTATAAATTATCAACCTTTAGGTGTGATTGTCTTCCTATAAATCATAAATAAACTTATTTTAGCCTTgtaagcaaattattttttcaggcattttgaaagcattttcacaCAAGGAAATCCAGAACTGATAGTAAAGGCTTAGCTTCCATTATGATAAATAGAATAGTCATGAAAGGATCATTATTTCATGGCACTGTACTTGGAAAAATAACACAGATTAGAACAAGAATTAACAAGACATAATAATGAGAATAAGAATGGTGTTTATTCTAATTCAGTTGTTCAGAATGAATCCTTTATTCTGGCTGACTGGATGATGCtgatggaaaagagaaaacccTTCTGCTTTCAGAATGTAAAAGTAAACATGCAAGCTGAAACTCCTCTGCTTGCCAGTGCAGGTGTATGAACTTCCTGGTGGTTTGAAGGAAATCACTTGGACAGTTCAGGGAACTGCTAtgtgaaattaaatataaaatgctGGTATGAAAGGCCTGGGGGGAGCACCCACACAGTTCTCTGGGCTCCAGTGGCAGGCAGCCCTCCACTTGTATTTTCCTCCTTGTTCTTCACTGAGCCCATGGCTCCTTTGCCCTTCACTATTCTCAGGTAGATGCAGATATAATCAAAGCCAGCCCTTACAGTATTGTGGGATGTCATTCCCAAAGAAGGGGAACATTTCCTAGAAACCACAACTCTCTCTATGCAATTGAATATCAAATCACCTGGGGTCTTGGAAACTATTAAAAGCATTTCCCAGTCAGGTTATTTACCTGGAATAATTTTGAAGTCACTCATTAGTGGCACCGTTGTCTTTTGTGTCCCCCAGGAagagtgccaggctggcacatcATGGGTGAGGTGTTCACTGAAGTTTCCACTTCTTGCTTGAATTTTCACCCACTATTTGATCCCTATTCTTCTTTCAGAGAAGATCCTCATTCCATTGCCAATTATCATTATTAAATGTAACTCAGTTTAAAACTTTGCTTCGATTTGTGCCAGCATTTATTCCCTTATATAACAGAAGGAATTCCTGATCCGCTCTCCTGCCGGTAAAGCCAAGTTATACGTGCATCAGCCACGAGGTGGCAATACAAGAGCTTGATATGCTGAATTTTGGTGCCATTCGTGCCGGGTAAGCTTTGGGGTAGTAGCTAAGTAAATATATTTCCAGTGTTTCTGCAGAGTTTGGCTTTCTCTGCCAGTGCCCCACATCTGCATAATTGACTTCATGCAACAGCCAAGGGAGACTAAGCTGATTTTGTGGATCAATGATTGAAGCCTTTTATGTGGCTAATAATTGATATCTTTATTTAAGTGGCTCAGTAGTGGATGAGAGATGTTATGTGAGGAACTCAGCTGTGGTTAAAAGCAAAATCTCTTAAGAAAGGGGATGCACTGGTAACCTACAGCTGTCCTACTGGGAGTTTTCTCCTGGCTTTAACTTCTGACCTTCCTGAAAGCCAAGGAAACCTGAACACCTCGCATGTGTGGAATTCCAGATGTAATTGCTTTACAATATTAACATCTGCCTTTTTCATCCAGGCTTTTTGATTCACTTCTCGTCATGGCTGATGCTTGTTTTTCTGCCTTATAGAAGAGCATTCAACACTGGTGTCTGGTGGAAATAGTTAATTCCTAGtatttttcatcctttcttGTCATTTTCAGGCATTAGGGAAACTGATAATATCTCTGTACTTTCAAGGACTAGTTTTCCACCCACTTTAATGGAGAAAGTATTTTaagacattttttattttgacattAGCTCTTTCAGTAGCAGTCAGTGCTACAGCTTTTCAGAAGGTGGAGTTCTCTGTTTTCTCATTCAGATGGATGAAAAAGCTTCTAGCACAAGACATGTATTGTGGACTTGGCAGATGTCTCATGTCACTATATTCACCACAGTGTTTATTTGAACCTAGAGAAATTATGGAtgtgcattttgttttttcacaTGAAAGTGCTAACAGCCTGCTACTGTCTTTTCCTGACATGGAAACAGTTTTCCTCTCAATACTTTATGGGAAATCTCACTTTCAATCAGACAATCGCTGTGAAGTCTGTTAGCAAATATGTCTTTCAAGCACATGCAAGTTTGTGGTTTAGGAAATAAATAGCAATGTAAGGAGAGGAGCATAGTAGGAAGCCTTGAAAGAGTAAATTACTTTTGAGAAGGGAACTTCCCTAAGAAAGATTTGAGATAAGATTCTGCCTGTGAGTTGGGTGTTCAGTGTGTCAGaagtgctgtgggcagggacgCTGGGACTgaatttttgttattgtttgaATAACACAAAGCTCTTCTGCACGGGCAGTGATGGCCCCTCTCAGTTTGGGCACTTTGCTAGACCAAGGGCACTGGCCCTCATGTGCCCTTGTGCCCTCAGAATTCAAGATTCACAACTATTAAAGCTTGAAGGAATTGGCTGATTTGCCCTCTGCAGCATGCTGACCATGGGATTTAACAGAATTTAACAGAAATTGCGGAAATGGAGACCTGTGTTTGGCAGGAGCAGATCCACCACAGCCCAGGTGCCTTTCTCTAACCCTGTCTGTTAACATCAGGCAGCCTGCTTAGGCAGCTGATAAATAAACTTTGTCTTCAAAGCTGATAGCAACAGATTTCCCCTGAGAAAACATGCACAATCCTCAAAGCCTCTTCTCTTTCTTGAGGTTGTTTGTATGCAGTCTCAGCTTTCTTGCTCAGATACTGCACAGCCTCAGGCCATGCTTCTGGCAGGTTACATAAAGAAAAGCTTTGAGAAGCTGGCTGGTGATTGAAGAAATGAAAGTGAGCTCTGGGACATGATGCTCGAGGAACTGGATGGCTACTGCTTTTCCCTTGCAGCTTTCTGCAATTATAATCACCAGCCTGGGGGCAAGATGCTGGACACAGATCCCAATGGGAGCCATTTTTCAGGGATAACAAGTAGCTGGTTGTACCAGCAGAAGGATAACTCAGTGTTGAGCTGATAGGATAATATTTCTGTCCACCTAAATTGCTCTGCAGTGTCAAATGACAAAGGTAATTTCACACTTCTGTTAATCCTTGGGCTTTGGATGTTGCCCTGACAGCTATGACTGTACAGAATAGCGTGTGCCTGTGGGAGGGGGGAatttgaaagggaaaagaggagCAGAATGTGACCACTAGCCTGATAGTACAgtgctaaagggagaggcctcACACCATaacttttcttccagaaaaacaaattatgcCAGTGCTGTGTCTTCTCTCATCATGTAGTTTCTTTTTTCACGTTTATCTTGAAATGGATACTGAACATTTGTTGTATTGCTCATTTCTGATTCTGATTTAAGGTGTTTAGTATATATTTAAACCTAACAGAAGGAATCTGCTGACCGCTTAAACAAGACATGAAATGATGTTCCCTGACATAGACAATGTCAGTGCTCATTCTGGGTTGGTGGTTGttttccatatatatatatatatatatatatatatatatatatatatatatatatatatatgttagtGATGTTCACAGATGATTAATTTGATGAGTTTGTTAGTTTGTGGTCTGAAAGCTAATAATTTATATTCCTGCTCTGTTCCTGGAAGGGTGAAGCTTGCTCTTTCTTGCCAGGAATCATTAGTCAATGCGCTTGGTTCAGGCTCTTCATGTGTTGTGTATTGTTATGTGATAAGGGGGAATTACAGAGTGGGATTCTGCCTGAAGTCTTCAAGGCCTGTGGGAGTTCCCCCAACATGCCACAGACTTCTTCAGATACGTGATAAGGCAAGCTGCAAATACTGATAAAAGATagagaaaaatgtttgtttttcacaATAGAGGGGGATTACCAACTGGAATCCTTTACAGATCGACATTAAGATCAGTGCTGTTTGAAATACCTATAAACAATGTGGGCAAGTTACTGAATGGTTGCTGAGGAGAGGATGACATCAGCTCCCAAAGACATTTCAGGGTACTCCAACCTAATCATGTTTAGAGATTTGCTGTGTATTGAGGTGCTATCATATCTGGTCTGGCTTCTCAGGCATCATGGATTTGTCAGGCTGCATGGAAttcaggaggaggagaaaccttaaaattaatgtttctgCTAgatttgtaagaaaaaaaaaatctttttttctaaagcagGTTTCATTAAGAGAAAAAACATTTGTTCCTTCTGTTACCAGAAATACTGTGTTACAAGACCCATTTGCAAACAGGGAGAGTAACTTTGGCCTGTGCCCAGATGCATTTGTAGTTTAAATACAGAGTAAAGCAGTAGTTGCTACAAACAGCCATTGAATATGAAGAACCAAGTCCtgccctggagcatccccacCTTATCCAAGTTACAGCTCAGCCCAGGACACCTATCCTGGCTGCTTTATaggggcagccctgcctggcctccttttcctcctgttgGACCCCCTGGTCTTGGCTCATTTAgcatatgatatatgatatgatatgatatgatatgatatgatatgatatgatatgatatgatatataatataatataatataatataatataatataatataatataatataatataatataatataatataatataatataatataatgtcaGCCTTCTGGTATAacttggagtcaaattctcctctctcacctcgtcctagggacctcacaacaccacacTCCATGGTGGTTCAGTCCATGCCAGGAGTGAACTGGATGCAGTGTTTGTCAAAGAGCATTAGATCAGCCTAATGCTCATTCTCATTATCAGCTGAAAGTGTGTCTGTGGTCCCACATGTCCCCAGAGATGTTAAGTGGTGGGGTTTGCTCCATTATTTGCCTTCCCTTTGCCAcccctgtgcagcagctgcaggctgggagatgTCCATGGAAATTGAAGCTGCTCAGTCATGATTTGGGTGATGGAGACTCAGAGATTTCCTCAGCCTGTTGAAATGGATCTGGCAATGGCCAGACTTCCTTATTTCTGTAGGACTCCAGTGACCTGAAAACCAGGCAAACAATGGTCCTGTATATCCCTGTCTACAATTGCTTAATTGTCTTTGCAAATAAGGAGAGTGAGGGTTCCTCAGTGCTATGTGTATCTTAGCATTATGGCTAACTGTGGGATATTGTTAGCTGTTTGCATTGCTTAATGTTAATGTTAAACAAGAAAAACTGTTTCAGAGCCCAGGATAACTCCTGGCTGCCAA encodes:
- the YARS2 gene encoding tyrosine--tRNA ligase, mitochondrial; translated protein: MAPPSWRSRRAPRAMAAPALCRRCGRAAGPWGLRRAPPLLPPPLRRRAHEQARRARGAAGLLAAQCERGLFQEVFPAQSAEEQLPALLEPGRPPLAAYCGFDPTADSLHVGHLLPVMALLHFQRAGHDVIAVVGGATARLGDPSGRERAREPLPAGRVRAQARALRAGLERLFGNHRELFWEPGAGRLGRAALLDNARWLGREPLLRFLGGAGGRLRMGTLLSRQSCQARLRSAEGMSLAEFLYPALQAYDFLHLHRHHGCRIQLGGHDQMGNIMSGYELVTKMTGAEVFGITVPLITSTTGDKLGKTAGNAVWLNREKTSPFELYQFFVRQQDNVVEKYLKLFTFLPLEEIAHIMEMHAKEPEKWGPQKRLAAEVTKLVHGREGLESAKRCTKALYHSSVEALEEMSDQELQELFRQATSAELLLEPGMTVLDLCRKANAIPDGPSGYRKITDGGVSINGNRVTNPETVLILGQHILKNGVSLLRVGKKNYYIIKWLQL